GGGACAGCCCCGGCCAGCGTTGTCCCGATGTTTGGCAGTGAGATACTCATTCGCGAGAGTTTCTAGGGGAGCACTCGAGTGATCCATGGTGCGGATCCAGTTGTCACGCATCCGGGCGACAGCGCGTCCGCACGCCTGTGCGACGAGATCTTCTTTTGATTTGAAGTGGCCGTAGAATCCGCCATGGGTGAGACCGGCGCTCTTCATGAGATCGGCAACCCCAATACCGTCGATGCCGTGCTCTCGAAAGAGTTTGGTTGCAACGTCAAGGATTCGTTCGCGGTTCTGCGCTGCCTGGATTCGGCTTACTCTCATCGAAGATCGACCCTGAAGTTGATTGAAGTTCGGATGATATTTTATGACGATCATCATCTTTGTCGCATGTGGCGCTTGCGGCGTTACATTCATTGCTGAAATTTGCTGACCAGTATCGAAGTTTTGCGATAGAGTAGACATATCTTTTCGAAAACTGGTTTCTTTAGCTCCGTGCTTCAGGCGATGCGGCTTCCGCGAAGTCTTTGCGGAGCTTCCATTCCTTTCCGTTCCGCCAGGATGTTCGTTCTCTTGCAGCTGCATCAGGAGTTGAATTCATTGGAAGAAAGAGGTGGCATGATGGGAATCTCCCGACGCGATTTTCTGATGCGAGTGGGTCAGGTGGGTGGCTACAGTGCCGCGTTTGCAACGATGCAGTCTCTCGGGCTGATGCCGATGAAGGGCGCGGAGGCTGAGCCGATTCAGGCGGCGGCTGGGTCCGGCAAGGGCGTGAAGGTGGTGGTACTGGGCGGTGGGATCGGGGGCCTGGTCTCAGCCTATGAGCTGCAGAAGTTGGGATACGAAGTGACTTTGCTGGAGGCACGCGAGCGTCCGGGCGGGCGTAACTGGACTGGGAGGGCAGGACAGGAGGTTTGTTTCTGCGATGGAAGCAAACAGGCGATCAACTGGGAAGAGGGAAACTATCAGAACCTCGGCCCCGCGCGGCTGCCTAGCACTCATTGGACGATGCTTGGATATTGTCGCGAGCTCGGCGTTCCGATGGAGGTGGAGATCAATACATCGCGTTCCACCCTACTTCAGAACGACCGGGCGAATGATGGGAAGCCAGTGCCGCAGAGGAAGGCGATCAACGATACGCGCGGGCATGTTTCGGAGCTGCTTTCGAAGTGCATTGCGCATGGGGCGCTGGACTCGGAGTTAACCAAGGAAGACCGTGAACGGATGACGGCATTTCTGAAGGTCTACGGACCGCTGAACGATAAGGGTGCGTATACGGGTTCCGACAGGGCAGGATATAAGACGCCGCCGGGGGCGGGGTCTCAGGTGTCTGTGCCGGAAGCACCGATGGATATGCGGGTGTTGTTGGATGAGAACTTCTGGTTTGATCTGTTTACGGAAGAAGCTTGGGACTGGCAGGCGACGATGATGCAGCCGGTGGGCGGGATGGATCGGATCCCATATGCCTTTGCGAAGGCGCTGGGACCGGTGGTGCAGTACAACTCGCCGGTGACCGAGATTCGGAAGACATCGAATGGCGTTCGCGTGTCGTATACGCAGGGCGGCGAGACGAAGCAGGTGGATGCTTCTTACTGTATTATCGCGATGCCGTTTTCAATCTTGAAGAAGACTCCGAATGACCTGTCCCCGGCGTTCAAGAGGGTTGTGGACGAGAGCACGATGGGCGGCGCCTACAAGATTGCGTGGGAGAGCAGAAGGTTCTGGGAGCAGGACTACAACATCTACGGTGGGCTGTCGTATCTGATGCAGGGTCCAAGCCCGATCTGGTATCCGTCGTCGCGGTTGATGCACCAGACGGGTGTGGTGGTATCGGGTTATACAGATGAGCTGAATACACCGTTCTACGATATGACTCTAGATGAAAAATTTGCGGCATCCCGAGCTTCGATCGAGAAGATTCATCCGGGCCATGGAAAAGAGTTGATGAATCCCGTGTTCTGTGGATGGAGTCGAGTGCCTTGGAATGAGGGCTCGTGGATCAACAAATATGGCGGCGGCAAGAGCGGGTATGACGTGATCATCCAGGCGGATGGGCCGATCTACTTTGCCGGCGACACGGCCAGCCACATTGTGGGATGGCAGGAGGGTGCGGCGTTGAGTGCTCGTCGTGCGGTTGGAATGATCTCTGAAAAAGTGAAGTCAGCGAGACTGGCCGGTGCTGCCACTGGTGCAGTGCTCAGCTAAATTTTTCTGCAAGCATAGGGAGTGATTGATGAAGCTTAAGACTGGTGTGATGGCGGCAGCGCTGATGGCTGTTGCATGTGGAGTGCAGGCACAGGTTGTGGTGAAGCATCTACAGCCAAATGAGAAGTCGCCTATCGCGAATGGCGTGTGGGCTGGCGATACCCTCTACTTGAGCGGGCAGCTGGCTTCGCCGGTGACACCTGCGGATGAGGCGAAGGGAACTGCTGCGGTTTACGGCGATACGAAGACGCAGGCCTTGAGCGCGTTGAACAAAATTCAGGCGCTACTGAAAGAGCAGGGGCTGGATATGAAGGATGTCGTGAAGATGACGGTGTTTCTGGCGGGAGATCCGGAGAAGGGCGGCAAGCTGGATTTTCCGGGTCTGCAGGCGGCGTATACCCAGTTCTTCGGCACGAAGGATCAGCCGAATAAGCCAGCGAGGAGTGCTTTTCAGGTGGCGGCACTGGCTGCTCCCTGGGCGTTGATTGAGATAGAAGTGATTGCAGTGAGAGGGAAGTAGGCTCGTTGCCGCAAAGTATGTAGTAGGCGTTTGAGGACACACATTCAGCCGCCGGGAGGTAGAGCTTCCTACAGGAAAGGCTCTACCTCCCGTTGTTTCTGGAACGATTTTCCAAGGCATTTAGCTGGCTGGCGACAGAGAGGACGACACAGTCCTTGCGGGACGGGTCGGCATGTGTGTTGGCGATCTACCTTAGGTGCTGCCAGGCGTCGAAGGTGAAGATGCCGATGATGCCTGCGGTCATAACGGCTGCCGCAACGCCAAAGACGCGAACAAATGGGGCGATTTTAGTAACCTTGCGGACAATCTCGGTCTGCATTTGTTGAGAGTGAGCCGAGACGCCGTCACTGAGGAACAGTTGGTCCTCTTCATAGCGGGTGAGCTGTCCCTTGTAGGCGAGAAGCGCGAGGAAACAGGCTGAAAACACCGCCCAGACGATTAGGAGAACAGGTAAAACGCTCATAGCGGTTCCTCCGCCCTGTTACAGGGCCGACGTTCTTTTTTCGGGCGATATGCGTTCCGATGGAGCGATGGTTCCCGATGTTTCGGAGCAGGCCGTCCGCCGCAATCATACGCTCTGGAGGGTGCGGTTCGACAGGGTTTTTCGGGGGGAGACTAACTTATAACGAGCCTGAAACGTTAGTGCTGAGAGGCCCAGCGGATGGCCAGAAGTGCAATGGTCACAACTACAGTGAGCACGGCAGACAGCATGAGGAAGATGAACCATGCTGCACGATTTGCAGCCTTGGGAGAGGGCTGGGTGATGCCCATGGTGTTGATGAAAGCGTTCGAGATGAAGAGGAGGAGCTTCACATTGATTAGATGGAATTACCGGGGAATCGTTGCAGGATTCTTAGGCAAGCAGTTGAATCGGAACAAGCTGCGACGCATCTTATACACAAGGGCTTGCCGGAGCGGTGGCGGGCGCATACACTTAAAGATGTCTGAATGAGACAAGGAGATTTGCTGATGGCTACTGCATCCGTTACCCCCGAAGTTGTTGTTGGAGCGCCAGTTTCGACTACGCCTGTGACCCTGACCCCGGCTGCGATCAATAAGGTTCGGGAGATTATGGCAACGCAAACCCCGGTTCCTGCAGGGCTTCGGATTGGTGTGGTTGGCGGCGGATGCTCGGGTTTCCAGTACTCCATGTCGTTCGAAAATCAGAGCGGGATGATGGACAAGGTCTATAAGTTCGAGGATCTAAAAGTGTTTGTGGACGCGACCTCAGCAATGTATTTGCAGAATTGCACAGTGGACTATGTGGAGACGCTCGAGGCGGCTGGCTTCAAGTTTGAGAATGCCGCGGTGAAGAGCACCTGCGGTTGCGGTTCGAGCTTCAGCGTCTAATAAGACTCACCTGAAATTCTAGAAAAAGGTAAGAAAAAAATCCCCGGCTGGTGCCGGGGATTTTTCTGCGTTTAATGGGCGTTTTTTGAGGGTGTTTCAGGAAAAAGCGGTGTTTCGACGTGGTGTTTTGATGGTGTAGATGTGGTGGCTTGCGTGGTGAAGATGGTGTTTTAGCAGTCACATTTTGAGGTCCGAAAAATACGCCACGGCTTTCAGGTTTATTTTCAGGGTCTTCTGGGGTGAGGAGCTCGAGTCAGATCTCGGGGTATCGGTCGGGAAGCGGCCAAGAAAGCCAGAAAGAGCAGTCGGCGGAACCCTCCGATTGGGGTAATGAGATAGCACGGAAGGTGTAGTAATCTCGAAGATCTTTGCGGCTATCTTGGCTAGAGATTCATCTTTCGCTCCTCATTGGACGTTGAGCCATATACCAAGGGGATGGGCCCAAGCTAAAAATTGCAGTTCCGTCCAGGAGCCCCCGTGCTTAAACCAGCTGCGTATGTTGATTCGCTCACCTCTTCGTCACTCTTCCCTTCGCCCCGCGGCATTTCAGGTGGCGGAGGACGATCAAGCCGTTCGGCTATGCTTTGGTCGTGCAGCCAGCTTCTGGCGGTCACCTTGCTGCTGGTGATGACAGCCTGCGGCAAGAGTGCGAAAGACCCGTTCGCTAAGTTCCCCACCATTACGAGCCAGCCTGCGAATCAGAGTGTGACTGTAGGACAGACGGCTACGTTCAGCGTTACTGCGACCTCGACGGTCATGCCGTTCACTTATCAGTGGTTCGATAACGGAACCGCAATCGCAGGAGCCACTTCAAGCACCTACACCACTCCTGCCGCGGCGATTGGAGACAATAGTTCTCAGTTTAAGGTCACTGTATCCAATACTTCCGGGTCGGCTACCAGCAATCCCGCCACGCTTACGGTGACGGTTGGCCTGCCAATGATTACGACGCAGCCTGCAAATCAGAGTGTGACTGTTGGACAGACTGCTACGTTTAGCGTTACCGCGACCTCGACGGTCATGCCATTAACCTATCAGTGGTTCGATAAGGGAACCGCAATCGCCGGAGCCACTTCAAGCACCTTTACCACTCCTGCCACGACGGCTGGAGACAATAGTTCTCAGTTTACCGTCACTGTATCCAATACTTCCGGGTCGGTTACCAGCAATCCTGCCACACTTACGGTCACGGCTGGCGTGCCGCCGGCGATTACGGCGCAGCCAACAAGCGTGAATGTTTGCACTCATGCTTCGACAACGCTCTCTGTATCGGCGCTGAACGCAGGGACCTACCAGTGGTTCCTCAATGGATCGCCGATTGGGGGCGCCACGAGTTCGAGCTACTTCATCGCCAGCGCCGCCGCAACAGATGCCGGCAGCTATACCGTGGCAGTTACAAATGCTGCGGGTACCGTCACCTCGCAAGCGGCCACGGTCTCAGTAGGAACGTCGATCACGACGAATCCTATGAGCCTTTCGATCGCCCAGGGTCAGACTGCAGCATTCTCGGTTGCGGCTGCGGGCGAGGCTCCGTTTAGCTACCAGTGGTACCTTATCGCTTCCGGCACTTCGAGTGGAGTTGCGATCAGCGGTGCGACCTCGAGCACTTATACGACCCCGGTAGAGGGCGTTAGTTCCAGCGGCTCAAACTACTACGCCACGGTGACCGATACCTGCGGGAATGCTCTTACCAGCACCTCGGCAACCCTGACAGTGACTACGGGCAATGTGCCGCCCACCATCGTCACGCAGCCTGTTAGCCAAACGGTCGCCAGTGGCAGCACTGCAACCTTTACAGTGACTGCTAGCGGACCTGGAACGCTTACCTACCAGTGGTATCGCATTCCGGCAGGAATGATCAACGGGGTAGCGATCTCTGGCGCAACCGGCACCACCTACACAGTTCCTGCGTCGAGTACTGCCCTCAGCAACGACCAGGATGGCTACTATGTCATCGTAGTGAACAGTTACGGACAGGCCACATCCCAGACAGCCATTCTTTCGATTGGCAATGGAATTCAGATAACGAAGCAACCAGTGAGCGTATACGTCAGCGCGGGGCAACCAGCTACTTTCTCCGTAACGGCGACTTCTTTGCTGCCCCTGACCTATCAATGGTTTGAAGCCGCGGCTGGAACCTCCACCTTCACCGCGATTGCAGGGGCGACGGGTGCGAGCTATACGCAGGCTACGACAGCCACCACCGACTCCGGCTCGGTCTTTTATGTGGTCGTCAGTAACGGGTCTTCTACTCCTGTCACGAGCACCTCTGTCTTACTTTCCGTTGGACCTCTAGG
The nucleotide sequence above comes from Tunturibacter empetritectus. Encoded proteins:
- a CDS encoding TetR/AcrR family transcriptional regulator → MSTLSQNFDTGQQISAMNVTPQAPHATKMMIVIKYHPNFNQLQGRSSMRVSRIQAAQNRERILDVATKLFREHGIDGIGVADLMKSAGLTHGGFYGHFKSKEDLVAQACGRAVARMRDNWIRTMDHSSAPLETLANEYLTAKHRDNAGRGCPIAALGSEIARQGSVARHAVTEELKPFINYLSEIVQGRSASLRRERAIALYASLVGAVVIARVVDDLEFSNEALHAVANAIHGRGRNGTLRHLGSPRQAVRKKLSPALFAKQKSSSRIDALILRKE
- a CDS encoding flavin monoamine oxidase family protein, with protein sequence MMGISRRDFLMRVGQVGGYSAAFATMQSLGLMPMKGAEAEPIQAAAGSGKGVKVVVLGGGIGGLVSAYELQKLGYEVTLLEARERPGGRNWTGRAGQEVCFCDGSKQAINWEEGNYQNLGPARLPSTHWTMLGYCRELGVPMEVEINTSRSTLLQNDRANDGKPVPQRKAINDTRGHVSELLSKCIAHGALDSELTKEDRERMTAFLKVYGPLNDKGAYTGSDRAGYKTPPGAGSQVSVPEAPMDMRVLLDENFWFDLFTEEAWDWQATMMQPVGGMDRIPYAFAKALGPVVQYNSPVTEIRKTSNGVRVSYTQGGETKQVDASYCIIAMPFSILKKTPNDLSPAFKRVVDESTMGGAYKIAWESRRFWEQDYNIYGGLSYLMQGPSPIWYPSSRLMHQTGVVVSGYTDELNTPFYDMTLDEKFAASRASIEKIHPGHGKELMNPVFCGWSRVPWNEGSWINKYGGGKSGYDVIIQADGPIYFAGDTASHIVGWQEGAALSARRAVGMISEKVKSARLAGAATGAVLS
- a CDS encoding RidA family protein; this translates as MKLKTGVMAAALMAVACGVQAQVVVKHLQPNEKSPIANGVWAGDTLYLSGQLASPVTPADEAKGTAAVYGDTKTQALSALNKIQALLKEQGLDMKDVVKMTVFLAGDPEKGGKLDFPGLQAAYTQFFGTKDQPNKPARSAFQVAALAAPWALIEIEVIAVRGK
- a CDS encoding HesB/IscA family protein, with translation MATASVTPEVVVGAPVSTTPVTLTPAAINKVREIMATQTPVPAGLRIGVVGGGCSGFQYSMSFENQSGMMDKVYKFEDLKVFVDATSAMYLQNCTVDYVETLEAAGFKFENAAVKSTCGCGSSFSV
- a CDS encoding beta strand repeat-containing protein; translated protein: MLKPAAYVDSLTSSSLFPSPRGISGGGGRSSRSAMLWSCSQLLAVTLLLVMTACGKSAKDPFAKFPTITSQPANQSVTVGQTATFSVTATSTVMPFTYQWFDNGTAIAGATSSTYTTPAAAIGDNSSQFKVTVSNTSGSATSNPATLTVTVGLPMITTQPANQSVTVGQTATFSVTATSTVMPLTYQWFDKGTAIAGATSSTFTTPATTAGDNSSQFTVTVSNTSGSVTSNPATLTVTAGVPPAITAQPTSVNVCTHASTTLSVSALNAGTYQWFLNGSPIGGATSSSYFIASAAATDAGSYTVAVTNAAGTVTSQAATVSVGTSITTNPMSLSIAQGQTAAFSVAAAGEAPFSYQWYLIASGTSSGVAISGATSSTYTTPVEGVSSSGSNYYATVTDTCGNALTSTSATLTVTTGNVPPTIVTQPVSQTVASGSTATFTVTASGPGTLTYQWYRIPAGMINGVAISGATGTTYTVPASSTALSNDQDGYYVIVVNSYGQATSQTAILSIGNGIQITKQPVSVYVSAGQPATFSVTATSLLPLTYQWFEAAAGTSTFTAIAGATGASYTQATTATTDSGSVFYVVVSNGSSTPVTSTSVLLSVGPLGGISNFCSGWAPVAGSTTTPTPNANCEVQLSSAANDQSSAIVWPNLIPTGNLQLSFTFTTTDASTPPADGFAMTLGDPSLGATTSSIGTAGSGLGAETIPGVVLVFDDYRDGPDPAVPYIAVGRGEGALWEKPYTLINGNIPPLATAGATVSHDYVVSIVQGMMTVTMDGQQLFSGSVAVPPVAYLYFSAATGRYYEQTTVSNFSATVGAPSN